In Pseudopipra pipra isolate bDixPip1 chromosome 5, bDixPip1.hap1, whole genome shotgun sequence, the following proteins share a genomic window:
- the PACSIN2 gene encoding protein kinase C and casein kinase substrate in neurons protein 2 isoform X2: MSGSYDDSVGVEVSSDSFWEVGNYKRTVKRIDDGHRLCNDLMNCIHERARIEKVYAQQLTEWAKRWKQLVEKGPQYGTVERAWCAFMSEAEKVSELHLEVKGSLMNEDFEKIKNWQKEAFHKQMMGGFKETKEAEDGFRKAQKPWAKKLKEVEAAKKAYHAACKEEKLAISRETNSKADPALNPEQLKKLQDKVERSKQDVLKTKEKYEKSLKELDNATPQYMENMEQVFEQCQQFEEKRLRFFREVLLEVQKHLDLSNVASYKNIYRELEQNIKSADAVEDLRWFRANQGPGMSMNWPQFEEWSADLNRTLSRREKKKASDGVTLTGINQTGDQVSQPNKHSSLSVQSNTVQSVQSSYNPFEDEEDTGSTVSEKEDNKIKNVSSYEKNQSYPTDWSDEESNNPFSSTDANGDTNPFDEDTSPAMEVRVRALYDYEGQEQDELSFKAGDELTKMENEDEQGWCKGRLDNGQVGLYPANYVEPIQ, encoded by the exons ATGTCTGGCTCATATGATGATTCTGTTGGAGTAGAAGTTTCTAGTGACAGCTTCTGGGAG GTTGGGAATTACAAGAGGACAGTAAAAAGGATTGATGATGGCCACAGACTTTGCAATGACCTCATGAATTGTATCCATGAACGGGCACGGATAGAGAAGGTCTATGCTCAGCAGCTCACAGAATGGGCTAAAAGGTGGAAACAACTTGTGGAAAAAG GCCCACAGTATGGAACAGTAGAAAGGGCTTGGTGTGCTTTTATGTCAGAAGCTGAAAAAGTGAGTGAACTACATCTAGAAGTAAAAGGTTCACTGATGAATGAAGATTTTGAAAAAATCAAGAACTGGCAGAAGGAAGCCTTTCATAAGCAAATGATGGGAGGATTTAAGGAAACCAAAGAAGCAGAAGATGGATTTAGGAAAGCTCAGAAACCCTGGGCAAAAAAGCTGAAAGAG GTGGAAGCTGCAAAGAAGGCCTACCAtgcagcctgcaaggaggagaaaCTGGCCATCTCCAGggaaacaaacagcaaagctgaccCAGCACTAAATCCTGAGCAGCTGAAGAAGTTACAGGACAAAGTGGAGAGAAGCAAACAAGATGTGCTAAAG ACAAAAGAAAAGTATGAGAAATCCCTGAAAGAATTAGATAATGCCACTCCTCAGTACATGGAGAACATGGAGCAGGTGTTTGAGCAGTGCCAGCAGTTTGAGGAAAAACGGTTGCGTTTCTTCCGGGAAGTGTTACTGGAGGTCCAGAAGCACCTGGACTTGTCCAATGTTGCAAG ttacaaaaatatttaccgTGAGCTGGAGCAGAACATCAAATCAGCAGATGCTGTTGAAGACTTGAGGTGGTTCAGAGCCAACCAAGGTCCAGGGATGTCAATGAATTGGCCTCAGTTTGAG GAGTGGTCTGCAGATCTGAATCGTACCctcagcagaagagaaaagaagaaggCTTCTGATGGAGTGACTTTAACTGGTATAAATCAGACAGGAGACCAAGTTTCACAACCTAACAAACACAGCAG TCTTAGTGTCCAGAGTAACACAGTGCAGTCAGTACAATCAAGTTACAATCCCTTTGAAGATGAAGAAGATACTGGGAGTACTGTCAGTGAAAAGGAGGACAATAAGATCAAAAA CGTGAGCAgctatgaaaaaaaccaaagctaCCCCACAGACTGGTCTGATGAGGAGTCCAACAATCCCTTCTCTTCCACTGATGCCAATGGAGACACCAATCCCTTTGATGAGGACACCTCTCCAGCCATGGAGGTGAGAGTACGAGCACTCTACGACTACGAGGGCCAAGAGCAGGATGAGCTCAGCTTTAAAGCTG
- the PACSIN2 gene encoding protein kinase C and casein kinase substrate in neurons protein 2 isoform X1 translates to MSGSYDDSVGVEVSSDSFWEVGNYKRTVKRIDDGHRLCNDLMNCIHERARIEKVYAQQLTEWAKRWKQLVEKGPQYGTVERAWCAFMSEAEKVSELHLEVKGSLMNEDFEKIKNWQKEAFHKQMMGGFKETKEAEDGFRKAQKPWAKKLKEVEAAKKAYHAACKEEKLAISRETNSKADPALNPEQLKKLQDKVERSKQDVLKTKEKYEKSLKELDNATPQYMENMEQVFEQCQQFEEKRLRFFREVLLEVQKHLDLSNVASYKNIYRELEQNIKSADAVEDLRWFRANQGPGMSMNWPQFEEWSADLNRTLSRREKKKASDGVTLTGINQTGDQVSQPNKHSSSLSVQSNTVQSVQSSYNPFEDEEDTGSTVSEKEDNKIKNVSSYEKNQSYPTDWSDEESNNPFSSTDANGDTNPFDEDTSPAMEVRVRALYDYEGQEQDELSFKAGDELTKMENEDEQGWCKGRLDNGQVGLYPANYVEPIQ, encoded by the exons ATGTCTGGCTCATATGATGATTCTGTTGGAGTAGAAGTTTCTAGTGACAGCTTCTGGGAG GTTGGGAATTACAAGAGGACAGTAAAAAGGATTGATGATGGCCACAGACTTTGCAATGACCTCATGAATTGTATCCATGAACGGGCACGGATAGAGAAGGTCTATGCTCAGCAGCTCACAGAATGGGCTAAAAGGTGGAAACAACTTGTGGAAAAAG GCCCACAGTATGGAACAGTAGAAAGGGCTTGGTGTGCTTTTATGTCAGAAGCTGAAAAAGTGAGTGAACTACATCTAGAAGTAAAAGGTTCACTGATGAATGAAGATTTTGAAAAAATCAAGAACTGGCAGAAGGAAGCCTTTCATAAGCAAATGATGGGAGGATTTAAGGAAACCAAAGAAGCAGAAGATGGATTTAGGAAAGCTCAGAAACCCTGGGCAAAAAAGCTGAAAGAG GTGGAAGCTGCAAAGAAGGCCTACCAtgcagcctgcaaggaggagaaaCTGGCCATCTCCAGggaaacaaacagcaaagctgaccCAGCACTAAATCCTGAGCAGCTGAAGAAGTTACAGGACAAAGTGGAGAGAAGCAAACAAGATGTGCTAAAG ACAAAAGAAAAGTATGAGAAATCCCTGAAAGAATTAGATAATGCCACTCCTCAGTACATGGAGAACATGGAGCAGGTGTTTGAGCAGTGCCAGCAGTTTGAGGAAAAACGGTTGCGTTTCTTCCGGGAAGTGTTACTGGAGGTCCAGAAGCACCTGGACTTGTCCAATGTTGCAAG ttacaaaaatatttaccgTGAGCTGGAGCAGAACATCAAATCAGCAGATGCTGTTGAAGACTTGAGGTGGTTCAGAGCCAACCAAGGTCCAGGGATGTCAATGAATTGGCCTCAGTTTGAG GAGTGGTCTGCAGATCTGAATCGTACCctcagcagaagagaaaagaagaaggCTTCTGATGGAGTGACTTTAACTGGTATAAATCAGACAGGAGACCAAGTTTCACAACCTAACAAACACAGCAG CAGTCTTAGTGTCCAGAGTAACACAGTGCAGTCAGTACAATCAAGTTACAATCCCTTTGAAGATGAAGAAGATACTGGGAGTACTGTCAGTGAAAAGGAGGACAATAAGATCAAAAA CGTGAGCAgctatgaaaaaaaccaaagctaCCCCACAGACTGGTCTGATGAGGAGTCCAACAATCCCTTCTCTTCCACTGATGCCAATGGAGACACCAATCCCTTTGATGAGGACACCTCTCCAGCCATGGAGGTGAGAGTACGAGCACTCTACGACTACGAGGGCCAAGAGCAGGATGAGCTCAGCTTTAAAGCTG
- the PACSIN2 gene encoding protein kinase C and casein kinase substrate in neurons protein 2 isoform X3, whose product MSGSYDDSVGVEVSSDSFWEVGNYKRTVKRIDDGHRLCNDLMNCIHERARIEKVYAQQLTEWAKRWKQLVEKGPQYGTVERAWCAFMSEAEKVSELHLEVKGSLMNEDFEKIKNWQKEAFHKQMMGGFKETKEAEDGFRKAQKPWAKKLKEVEAAKKAYHAACKEEKLAISRETNSKADPALNPEQLKKLQDKVERSKQDVLKTKEKYEKSLKELDNATPQYMENMEQVFEQCQQFEEKRLRFFREVLLEVQKHLDLSNVASYKNIYRELEQNIKSADAVEDLRWFRANQGPGMSMNWPQFEEWSADLNRTLSRREKKKASDGVTLTGINQTGDQVSQPNKHSSVSSYEKNQSYPTDWSDEESNNPFSSTDANGDTNPFDEDTSPAMEVRVRALYDYEGQEQDELSFKAGDELTKMENEDEQGWCKGRLDNGQVGLYPANYVEPIQ is encoded by the exons ATGTCTGGCTCATATGATGATTCTGTTGGAGTAGAAGTTTCTAGTGACAGCTTCTGGGAG GTTGGGAATTACAAGAGGACAGTAAAAAGGATTGATGATGGCCACAGACTTTGCAATGACCTCATGAATTGTATCCATGAACGGGCACGGATAGAGAAGGTCTATGCTCAGCAGCTCACAGAATGGGCTAAAAGGTGGAAACAACTTGTGGAAAAAG GCCCACAGTATGGAACAGTAGAAAGGGCTTGGTGTGCTTTTATGTCAGAAGCTGAAAAAGTGAGTGAACTACATCTAGAAGTAAAAGGTTCACTGATGAATGAAGATTTTGAAAAAATCAAGAACTGGCAGAAGGAAGCCTTTCATAAGCAAATGATGGGAGGATTTAAGGAAACCAAAGAAGCAGAAGATGGATTTAGGAAAGCTCAGAAACCCTGGGCAAAAAAGCTGAAAGAG GTGGAAGCTGCAAAGAAGGCCTACCAtgcagcctgcaaggaggagaaaCTGGCCATCTCCAGggaaacaaacagcaaagctgaccCAGCACTAAATCCTGAGCAGCTGAAGAAGTTACAGGACAAAGTGGAGAGAAGCAAACAAGATGTGCTAAAG ACAAAAGAAAAGTATGAGAAATCCCTGAAAGAATTAGATAATGCCACTCCTCAGTACATGGAGAACATGGAGCAGGTGTTTGAGCAGTGCCAGCAGTTTGAGGAAAAACGGTTGCGTTTCTTCCGGGAAGTGTTACTGGAGGTCCAGAAGCACCTGGACTTGTCCAATGTTGCAAG ttacaaaaatatttaccgTGAGCTGGAGCAGAACATCAAATCAGCAGATGCTGTTGAAGACTTGAGGTGGTTCAGAGCCAACCAAGGTCCAGGGATGTCAATGAATTGGCCTCAGTTTGAG GAGTGGTCTGCAGATCTGAATCGTACCctcagcagaagagaaaagaagaaggCTTCTGATGGAGTGACTTTAACTGGTATAAATCAGACAGGAGACCAAGTTTCACAACCTAACAAACACAGCAG CGTGAGCAgctatgaaaaaaaccaaagctaCCCCACAGACTGGTCTGATGAGGAGTCCAACAATCCCTTCTCTTCCACTGATGCCAATGGAGACACCAATCCCTTTGATGAGGACACCTCTCCAGCCATGGAGGTGAGAGTACGAGCACTCTACGACTACGAGGGCCAAGAGCAGGATGAGCTCAGCTTTAAAGCTG